One window of the Paraburkholderia sp. PGU19 genome contains the following:
- the corA gene encoding magnesium/cobalt transporter CorA gives MLINCAAYQDGRKLADIEIDDISVYVAKPECFVWVALKDPGPGELEVMKHEFGLHELAVEDVRHGHQRPKIEEYGDSLFAVMHTIETDDDGEFVIGEVDVFVGSNYVLSVRRGTRHGFQEVRARCEREPQLLKEGSAFVLYALADNVVDRYFPILEAIGTEIEEIEDRIFDKHDLASSRGIIEDLYSLKRRLVMLQHHIAPLLEGISKLTGGRIPAICVGMQAYFRDVYDHLDRSVRTIEGRREMIVTAIQVNLGMISLAENEVTKRLGSFAALFAVPTMIAGIYGMNFQEIPELHFKYGYPICLLVMLLIDFGLYRGFKKANWL, from the coding sequence ATGCTGATCAACTGCGCCGCGTACCAGGACGGCCGCAAACTGGCCGATATCGAAATCGACGACATCAGCGTCTATGTCGCCAAACCCGAATGCTTCGTCTGGGTCGCTCTGAAAGATCCCGGCCCCGGCGAACTCGAAGTCATGAAGCACGAATTCGGGCTTCATGAACTGGCCGTGGAGGACGTCCGCCATGGCCATCAGCGTCCGAAGATCGAGGAGTACGGCGACTCGCTGTTCGCCGTCATGCACACCATCGAAACCGACGACGACGGCGAATTCGTGATCGGCGAAGTCGATGTGTTCGTCGGCTCGAACTATGTGCTGTCGGTGCGGCGCGGCACGCGTCACGGGTTTCAGGAGGTTCGCGCGCGTTGCGAGCGCGAGCCGCAATTGTTGAAGGAAGGGTCGGCGTTCGTGCTGTACGCGCTTGCCGACAATGTCGTCGACCGGTACTTCCCGATTCTCGAAGCAATCGGCACCGAGATCGAGGAAATCGAAGACCGTATCTTCGACAAACACGACCTGGCCTCGTCGCGCGGGATCATCGAAGACCTGTACTCGTTGAAGCGCCGTCTCGTGATGCTCCAGCATCACATCGCGCCGTTGCTCGAAGGCATCAGCAAGCTGACGGGCGGGCGTATTCCCGCCATCTGCGTCGGCATGCAGGCGTACTTCCGCGATGTGTACGATCATCTGGATCGCAGCGTGCGGACCATCGAAGGCCGCCGTGAAATGATCGTCACGGCCATTCAGGTCAACCTCGGCATGATCTCGCTGGCGGAGAACGAGGTGACCAAGCGGCTCGGCTCGTTTGCCGCGCTGTTCGCCGTGCCGACCATGATTGCCGGCATCTACGGGATGAACTTCCAGGAGATTCCCGAACTGCACTTCAAGTACGGTTATCCCATCTGCCTGCTGGTGATGCTGCTGATCGACTTCGGGCTGTATCGCGGCTTCAAGAAGGCGAACTGGCTTTGA
- a CDS encoding LysE family translocator: MLGISQFPLFLVAVTVLNLTPGPDIAYVAGQSIAQGRRAGMLSALGVAFGGCMHTVACALGITALLAASPGAFNAIKWIGAAYLMYLGLRMLWPTAAAVVTGEAAPGAPRLSRGTLLFRGFVTNASNPKVLLFYIAFFPQFVSADSPHTTLAFLVLGAVFVTLGLFNDCVIAWLAATAARAVNSRPSVRRWIDRVIGAGFIGLGVRLALTKR; this comes from the coding sequence ATGTTGGGTATCAGCCAGTTCCCGCTGTTTCTCGTCGCCGTCACCGTGCTCAATCTGACGCCCGGGCCGGACATTGCGTACGTGGCCGGTCAGAGCATCGCCCAGGGACGGCGCGCGGGCATGCTTTCCGCGCTGGGTGTCGCGTTCGGCGGCTGCATGCATACCGTCGCGTGCGCGCTTGGCATCACGGCGCTGCTGGCTGCGTCGCCGGGCGCTTTCAATGCGATCAAGTGGATCGGCGCCGCGTATCTGATGTATCTCGGCTTGCGGATGCTGTGGCCCACGGCGGCCGCCGTGGTCACGGGCGAAGCGGCGCCGGGCGCGCCGCGTCTGTCGCGCGGCACGCTGCTGTTTCGCGGCTTCGTGACCAACGCGTCGAACCCGAAGGTGCTGCTGTTCTATATCGCGTTCTTCCCGCAATTCGTCAGCGCCGACAGCCCGCACACGACGCTCGCGTTTCTCGTGCTGGGCGCCGTGTTCGTGACGCTCGGGCTTTTCAACGACTGCGTGATCGCGTGGCTCGCCGCGACGGCGGCGCGCGCCGTGAACTCGCGGCCTTCCGTGCGGCGGTGGATCGACCGGGTGATTGGTGCGGGCTTTATCGGCCTGGGTGTGCGGCTCGCATTGACGAAGCGCTGA